The Thiorhodovibrio litoralis genome includes a window with the following:
- the epmB gene encoding EF-P beta-lysylation protein EpmB, translated as MVARSGHQWQADARPGHQTAPGRSGWQADLRASIRDLPSLCRRLDLDPALIAKGARAATLQALCAPPAWIDRIEPGNPDDPLLRQILPTAEETRSPPEFGPDPVGDLGAQHSPGLLCKYPGRALLLVTGACAIQCRYCFRRCFPFGASLNHRKRAKHAIESIAARPDINEVILSGGDPLLLNDRSLDALLRALDGIGHLKRIRLHSRVPVALPTRIEPQLCKLLARGRLQRVLVVQTNHPRELDESTAVALTRLSNAGITLLNQSVLLRGVNDSHEVLQQLSEELFALGVLPYYLHRLDRVAGSAHFDLPLATCVALTDALRARLPGYLMPRVVTEEPGAASKTPLEQSLQRHQSARDGSWRNRLADSPSQV; from the coding sequence ATGGTAGCGCGAAGCGGGCATCAATGGCAGGCTGATGCGCGCCCGGGCCACCAAACAGCCCCTGGACGAAGCGGTTGGCAAGCGGATCTGCGCGCCAGCATTCGCGACCTGCCCAGCCTATGCCGTCGACTCGACCTCGACCCGGCGCTGATTGCCAAGGGCGCGCGCGCGGCCACTCTCCAGGCATTGTGCGCGCCGCCAGCTTGGATTGACCGGATCGAGCCCGGCAACCCGGATGATCCTTTGCTGCGCCAGATTCTTCCGACAGCCGAGGAAACCCGCTCCCCGCCGGAATTCGGCCCGGACCCGGTCGGCGACCTCGGTGCCCAGCACTCCCCCGGCCTGCTGTGCAAGTACCCGGGGCGCGCGCTCTTGTTGGTTACGGGTGCCTGCGCCATTCAATGTCGTTATTGCTTTCGGCGTTGCTTTCCGTTCGGGGCCAGCCTGAATCATCGCAAGCGGGCAAAGCACGCCATCGAGTCCATCGCCGCCCGCCCCGACATCAATGAGGTAATTCTAAGCGGCGGCGACCCCTTGCTGCTCAATGACCGCAGTCTCGATGCGCTGCTGCGGGCGCTCGATGGCATTGGTCACCTCAAGCGCATTCGCCTGCATAGCCGCGTCCCCGTAGCGCTGCCAACTCGTATAGAGCCGCAATTGTGCAAACTGCTCGCGCGCGGCCGACTGCAGCGGGTACTGGTGGTGCAGACCAACCACCCGCGCGAGCTCGACGAGTCTACTGCGGTAGCGCTAACCCGCCTAAGCAACGCCGGCATCACCCTGCTCAACCAAAGCGTGCTGCTGCGCGGGGTCAACGACTCGCATGAGGTCCTGCAGCAACTCAGCGAAGAGCTGTTTGCCTTGGGTGTCCTGCCCTACTACCTGCACCGCCTCGACCGGGTCGCGGGCAGCGCGCATTTCGATCTACCGCTGGCAACCTGTGTCGCCCTGACCGACGCTTTGCGCGCCCGACTACCTGGCTATCTGATGCCCAGAGTGGTGACAGAAGAACCCGGCGCCGCCAGCAAAACACCACTGGAGCAAAGCCTGCAGCGCCATCAAAGCGCGCGCGATGGCAGTTGGCGAAACAGACTCGCGGATAGCCCGAGTCAGGTATAA
- the efp gene encoding elongation factor P, with translation MASYKTNEFKGGLKIMLDGDPYSIVENEFVKPGKGQAFNRVRVKNLKTGRVVERTFKSGDSVESADVHDTDLQYLYNDGEVWHFMHPETFEQLTADENAVGEAAKWIKEQDMCSVTLYNGAPLSVEPPNFVVLEITETDPGLKGDTSSGGGKPATLETGAVVNVPLFVQIGEMIKVDTRTGAYVSRARDE, from the coding sequence ATGGCAAGTTACAAGACCAATGAGTTCAAGGGTGGTTTGAAGATCATGCTTGACGGTGACCCATACAGTATCGTCGAGAATGAATTCGTCAAACCCGGTAAAGGGCAGGCTTTCAATCGTGTCAGGGTCAAGAATCTCAAGACCGGGCGCGTGGTGGAGCGGACGTTCAAATCCGGCGACTCCGTCGAGTCCGCCGACGTGCATGATACCGACTTGCAGTATCTCTACAACGACGGCGAGGTGTGGCATTTCATGCACCCGGAGACCTTTGAGCAGCTGACTGCGGACGAGAACGCCGTGGGCGAGGCGGCAAAGTGGATCAAGGAGCAGGACATGTGCTCTGTGACTCTCTACAACGGCGCGCCCTTGAGCGTCGAGCCGCCCAATTTCGTGGTGCTTGAGATCACCGAAACCGACCCCGGTCTGAAAGGCGACACCTCAAGCGGCGGTGGCAAGCCGGCCACGCTCGAGACGGGTGCGGTGGTGAATGTGCCGCTGTTCGTGCAGATTGGCGAGATGATCAAGGTTGATACCCGCACCGGTGCCTATGTGTCCCGCGCGCGGGACGAATAG